The window CGTGGCTGTCTCGTCTGCGTTTGTCCCCTTGCGCTTCCCGCgctcattccttttttttgttcccccccttgcTCTTTCCCCTCCGTTCGCAGGCATGGGCGTTGGGGCAGTCGGACTGTCCCTGGCGGTGATCAGTTCGACCGTGATCGCCTCGACGTTGCTATTCTCGTCCTACTTTTGCGCCAACACGTGTAACGTaaacgaagaggaagaagaattatCGGAGGAGCTTATGTAGAGCGCAGCGCCGAGCAGCAACCACCCGTACGGCTACATAACCGTTACAGTGACAACAGCGTTACAGTGACAACAGCGTTACAGTGACAACAGCGTTACAATGACAACACCGTTAGAAGATCGCTGAGGTCACCCCTACAGTCAGCGCTGTGCACGCATCGACAGTCTACCCATGCATAcatatcccttttttgggggagaGGCCCACTCCTCCTGCTTTGAGTGTCCCCCTTCCGCCCAAGTTGCGCGCGCATCACTTCGACACAGTTCACATTAGTTCATACCAGTGTTCGTCTCCCCCTGTCTGTCCCCTCTGCCTGTCTCACCTGTCTGTCCCACCTGTGTGTGTGCCGTCTCCACCTGCATGCttactctccattttttttaacatcttTAAAATTATGACGTGTTCATACCAAacgtacaaaataaaaaaaaaaaagaaaaaaaatggaacagagGTACTGAacaaatgttaaaatttgaagggggaacaaaaaaaaaagaaaaaaaaggaaataaaaaagaaataaaaaagaaataaaaaagaaatgacgGAAGGACCTCATCGAAGGTTAGTAGAGGGTACCCACTCACCCAACCAcaaacacacatgtgcacaaaaaaaaaaaaaaaaaaactctgcGTCAGTGATCCTCAATAATTTCGTCCACCTTGTTGTTGCTGTAGCATTCTGCAGAAGGAAAgtaggtgaaaaaaaaagaaaaaaaaaatcgtgagTATGTATTTCCCTCCCCTTGTGGTGCGTCAGAGCAACGCGCTCCTTTGGCCGCGGTGAGGCACACTTACCAATTATCATGTCCATGTACTCGTTCTTCGACAGAATCATGTACTCGCAGGGGGtttctgcaggggggggggaaagcagGTTGGCAGGTTAGCAGTTGGCCTCATGGCAGGTTGTCCGCATGACCGCATGACAGGTTAGCCACATGACCGCATGGCCGCATGGCAACTTCCCGGGCGGGAAATCGCGCGAGGCATCTCTGTGGCTGTGGACTCACCTGCGATGCAGGTGCTCTTGTTAAAGTACACGTGCTGGGTGTACCACTTCCTAAATAAGATGTTGATATTTCTGGGAATGACATGGGAGTTGGTGTTGGCGAGGCCACTATGCAGCCCGCTGGAGGGGTGACTGGAGAGACCGCTGCCACCCATAGCGCTCCCCGTAGGGCTGTGTTCGAATTTTGAGTGGACGCTCTTGTCCCTGGAGAGGGAGGTCGTCCACTTGGGACGCAAAGAGTCCTTCTTTTCGTCGgaacttttccttttaaagaatagagatttttttttttttttcttcttcgtaaTTTTTGAGAACGTTGATTCTCTTCTCGATGGTACTGTTAAACAGTTCGATGATATTGCATGGGCCGAGAGCCTCCAGCGCAATGATGCACTTATTCGTGTGGACGTTGGTGCTTccgttttttatatttttcacacGTCCCTTCATTAGGATTATTGCGTAGTTTAAAAAGGTGTTCTCCTTAAgtatgtattcatttttctgcgcagtctttattttcttcctttggaTACACTTGCTGATTAGTTGCGTGTCGATGTACTTGAAGTAGACGCTCTCCTTTAGGAAGGTGATGACTTCCCGTTTGCAGCTCGGCATGAGCGTGAGCTTCCTGGTGGACCTCGCGCGCTGGGAAGGGTGCGCTGGCAGCgttggcggcgttggcgGCAGGTTTGGAATAGCCTCTTCTTGGGGTGAGTCTTCCTGGAGCGGCTCCTCTTGGAATGCTTCGTCCGGGTGCTTGCCCCTGCCGAGGGACTCGTTCGAGTTTTTCCACACGAAGTTCGAGGGGATGTTGGTACCCTTCTTAACACTGCGGAAGTCAAACTCGTCCGTTATCTCCTCTTGCAATAAAATTTCGATCACGTCCTCCAGGGTGATAATACCAATGTGGGCATACTTGGGGTCGGCATTCTCATCGTATATCACCTTCCTAACCACCACGATGTGATTGTTGGCACTCTTAAAAAAACTCAGAAGAGAGAATATACTCTCATTGTAGTCCACCCCGTAGATATATCTCCCGATATGTTTTAGAATATATTTCACTGGGATTTCAATATCCTTGTTTCTGGCAATTctgatgtaattttttatatccagGAAAATAtgtttcatgtttttttctttattgagattttcttttatcatgGTGCTTTGGGAGATGTATCTGTTTCGTCCGTGGTTGGAGGCGATGTCTCCGATGCTGCTGCGCGCGGCGCTGCCTCTGCCACTTGTGCTGCCTCGGTCTCTGTCTCCTCTGCCTGATTCGTTTGGATCGTATGGCTTATTTGGTTCGTATGGCTTACCTGGTTCGTATGGCTTACTTGGTTCGTATGGCTTACCTGGTTCGTATGGCTTACTTGGTTCGTATGGCTTATTTGTGCTCCTGATCGGAGGggtcttcccattttgtacgTCCCCCTGGGTGGTAGCTCCACTGGGGGGTGCTCCCTTTGCGGTGGGGCTGCCATCTCCGCTGTTCCCACTCTGCGTCTGTTTGCTCTTCGCTGAGTGGGGCTTACCCTGTGGAGTTTTCGTAGCGACGCAGTTGCCACCTCCCCCTGCTGCTGCCCCTACCGCTGCCCCCAccgctgctcctcctgctgctcttCCCTTATTCATTCTGCTGTagtactttatttttttttgaatgtcGGTGAATACAACCTCGTCGGGGGAAGAAGACTCCTGCTCGTCCTCTCCACTTAACATCATTTGGTCGGACAGGAACTCCACGAAGTTTACGTTCCTGTTTTTGTATTCGTACGGATTTTTgtaagtttttttaattttctttttcttttgatcTCGGAGCTTCGACGGGTTCACGATCTGGTCCCGCTCGCTTCGTTCACCCCGTTCGCCCAGTTCACCCCTCTGCTGCTGTGCTTGCCCGTCTCTGGCCTCATAGTAGCTGCTGCACCCGATGTGCTGCTCCTCTTTGTCCTCCTCCACGTTGAtctgaactttttttttcttttttttccctatccGAATTTGAAGTGCAACCTCCAACTTGGTCTCCGCTCGCTTTCAACTGCTTCGTTTGCCACGCCTGCCCGGTCTGCCTCCCCTTCTTCGCTTCCCTCCGGTGGGGGGGCTGATCAATGTTGATCTTCACCTCGTCCGGGTTGGAGGTCTCCTGGGCTGGCTCCACCTCGCTATCCGTGCTCAGATGCTCATCGGCGCTGTCCTTAAGGTCGACGACTTCGATTCCATCCTGGACCTCCTTATCCCCCTCATCTGCATCACCCGCGCCGTTTTCTTTCCCCAGGGTACTGTCCCAATCGTTTTCATCATCTGCCGTATCCGTGTCATAACCATTTTGACATTTCCTGGAAGGATGTGTGCCCCTCGCGgatattttcctcttcctcttgcTATAAGTAGTAGACGACTGACTGGTGCGACGAGGTGAGTCGATATAATTGTGTGACTTCCCCCCCTTAGTCGAGGCAGCACAACGACCAAGAATCTTTGATCCATCATatgcataaattttattagcaatttttattttctccgatttcattttaattaaatgaaaGATACCCGTTCTGGATCTCTTCTTGTAATACTTATGCTTGTTGGTATCTCTCCTCTTTCTACATTGCACCAATGAGttattatcaaaaattattttattgatACCAAACCATATGTTTATGAGATCCTTGATATGGATGAGACCGACAACACATTCTGAGTTGCATCTATTCAGGACAGGTATCCTTGAGAATCCACTTTTTAGAATCCGCTTAATCGTTTCGTAGTTAATAAAGCTGTTGTAGTCTATCCCGA of the Plasmodium cynomolgi strain B DNA, chromosome 7, whole genome shotgun sequence genome contains:
- a CDS encoding hypothetical protein (putative), producing LWLLITCIVVCGILSALFSGLSLGIMMLDTLQLNLLILVSEKDKKELNNAKNARKILPLRNNTNEILVTFITANVMVNSAFSLLLSELTDGVTSFIISTLIITIFGEIIPQSICSKHGLAIGGFFAPLIHCLKFCLFIFAKPTSLILDHFVGKNVLNTYNKKQLKALVDVHKSAADILHEDEAKIVVSALEMSQYKVMHIMTDIDYVFGIDYNSFINYETIKRILKSGFSRIPVLNRCNSECVVGLIHIKDLINIWFGINKIIFDNNSLVQCRKRRDTNKHKYYKKRSRTGIFHLIKMKSEKIKIANKIYAYDGSKILGRCAASTKGGKSHNYIDSPRRTSQSSTTYSKRKRKISARGTHPSRKCQNGYDTDTADDENDWDSTLGKENGAGDADEGDKEVQDGIEVVDLKDSADEHLSTDSEVEPAQETSNPDEVKINIDQPPHRREAKKGRQTGQAWQTKQLKASGDQVGGKKKKKKVQINVEEDKEEQHIGCSSYYEARDGQAQQQRGELGERGERSERDQIVNPSKLRDQKKKKIKKTYKNPYEYKNRNVNFVEFLSDQMMLSGEDEQESSSPDEVVFTDIQKKIKYYSRMNKGRAAGGAAVGAAVGAAAGGGGNCVATKTPQGKPHSAKSKQTQSGNSGDGSPTAKGAPPSGATTQGDVQNGKTPPIRSTNKPYEPSKPYEPGKPYEPSKPYEPGKPYEPNKPYDPNESGRGDRDRGSTSGRGSAARSSIGDIASNHGRNRYISQSTMIKENLNKEKNMKHIFLDIKNYIRIARNKDIEIPVKYILKHIGRYIYGVDYNESIFSLLSFFKSANNHIVVVRKVIYDENADPKYAHIGIITLEDVIEILLQEEITDEFDFRSVKKGTNIPSNFVWKNSNESLGRGKHPDEAFQEEPLQEDSPQEEAIPNLPPTPPTLPAHPSQRARSTRKLTLMPSCKREVITFLKESVYFKYIDTQLISKCIQRKKIKTAQKNEYILKENTFLNYAIILMKGRVKNIKNGSTNVHTNKCIIALEALGPCNIIELFNSTIEKRINVLKNYEEEKKKKISIL